Within the Thermus islandicus DSM 21543 genome, the region GAGAAGCGCCAGGTGACGCTGACCCTTTCGCTTCCGAAGAGGGCGGTTACGGAAGCCCCGTAGCTCGGGGGGCGAGGGGTTTCGGGGGACCGCCACAACCAGACCAGCGGAAGGGCGCACCAAACTGAAGAAGGAGCCTGAGGCCGAAGAGGGCGGGCTACGCCCCTAGCGGATCTCCTGGAGCTCGTAGGCGGGGGTGAGGCGGAGGGGCCTGAGCTCGCTCTCCGAGGCCACGCGGAAGCGCCAGGTGAACTCCCTCACCTCGCTCCCCAGCTTCACCTTGAGGTAGGCCTCGTAGGCCGCCCCAGGGGTGAGAGGTTCGTGGGGAAGGGCGAAGACGGCGCCTCGGCCGCGAAGGATGTTAACCGCCACCTGCCGCCAGTGGTCCCGTTCCTCCCAGTACTGCAGGCTACCGTAGGCGCAGAGGGGGTTCACCGCCCCGTCGGAAAGGCGGGTGAGCCTGGCCTCCAGGACCTGGGTGTCCACGGGGGAGGAGGGGAAGGTCTGGAGGGAGAGGGGGAGACCGATAGGGGAGCGCACCCAGCCCGTTCCATCGTCCCAGCTCAACCCCTCCTGGGTCAGGAAGGGGCGGACCTGGGGCATGGAGGGGGAGGTGCAGGGGGCGGTGGGGTTGGGGTTTTCCCGGCCACCGAAGCGGTTAAGGGCCACGGGCTTGTCGGGGGCGGGGAAGAGCTGGGGGGAGGTCGTAAGGGTCCCCCCATAGAGGTTGGGAAGGTTAACCCAGGTGCGCCCCCACCCGTCCCCATAGCCCGGAACGGACCCCACGTCCTTGTAGACCCCGAAGCCGCCGTTTACCGCGCGGGGGTCGATCATGTTCAGGCGGTGGAAGGGGGCACTGATCCACCAAGAGATGGAAGTTTCCTCAGGGGACCAGGCGGGCTGACCGTTGTTCTGCCGAAAGGTAGCGTATTCATTCCCCTTCTGCCCCGCGCTCGCCCCCTCTGGGCTCGAGAAGGGCTGGGAGAGGTCCTCATCGTGGGGTAGCTCGTTGGGGTAGTTCATCGCCCTGTACCGGCTGTGAAGCCAGGCCCAGAAGCTCCACTCGGGGTCCTCCTTCACCTGGGGGAGGCCCATGTAGTCCCGCCAGAAGTTCCAGGCCTCCATTCCCGAGCGCTCCCCGGGGGAGAGAACCTTGAGGTAGAAGGGTACCACCGCCTCCACCGCCTTCCCCGAGCCGTCCCGCCCCGAGAGGACGAGCTCGTACTTGAAGGGGCCCTGGGGGAGCGCCCCCGCGTCCACCTGGAAGGTGAGGGTGGCGCTTGGGTTCCCTGGGGTCAGGGTGTAGCTCCCCGTGGGGTGGGCCACCCCGGGGTAGCGGCTCGCATCCCAGCCCGGGCAGTTGGAGGTCCCCTTGGCGCAGGGGTCGGCGAGGCGGAGGGTGAGGGTGGCGGAGGCCACCTGGGGATCGTTGAAGGCCGCCTGCACCGGCACCTGGACCTGGCCCCCGGGGGCTGCGGTCTGGAGGGGGGAGGGAACGCCCAGGGCTCCCGTGAAGGGGGGAGGCGTGAGGCCGGGCAGGTTCAGCTTGCCGCAGGCTACGAGCAGAAGCGTGGCCAAGGAGAGGAGAACCTTGGTCTTCGCCATAATAGCGGGATTTTAACCTGAGCTTGGATCCTCCGGTGGACCCACTTGGACTTCCTCCCTGGGAAAGCGGGCGTGCAGAGTGTACACCCGCGTCACCCTCGAGGCCAGGGCCCCTACCCAGATCAGGGCGTCCCCGGTGAGGTAGCGCACCAGGAGGCTGGTGGCCGCCAAGGTCTTCACGCTTCCTCGCAGGAAGCTCGCCAGGTCCGATGCCGCGCCTCCGGCCAGGCTCCTCGGAAACGGTACCCCGGATCCGGTTCTGGAGCAGCCCTTTGAGGGAGGCCTTCTGGGGCAGGGGAAGGAAGTAGAGCTCCACGTGGTCCCCCACCAGGCGCTGGGCCACCCGCCAGCCTAGGGACCTACCGAGTAGGTCATGGTATACCTTCTCGCTTCAGTGTAATCCAAGCCGGCCCCGCTTCCAGGTTGGGGGCACCGCCATTGAGGCTTGCTAGGGAGTATTCCAAAGGGAGGATGGCCCCGAGAGGCCCGGGTGCGGAGGGGGCATCCCCTGCACGCCCGGCCAGCCACCCGGGCCCCTGGCGGAGGGTTTTCCCCGTCCGCCGCTAAGCGGGGCTTCCCTCGAGGGCCAGGAACTGGGGGAAGGCGCGGTGAAGGGTGACCAGGGTCAGCGAAGCCACCTTGGGGCCGGCCTCTCTGGCGTGGCGGAATTTGGACCGCTATGCGGAGGATTTTCACCCCTGGAGCGCCTTGCCGGGGTGCCGATGCCTTACGCCCTGCTGGCCTCGAGGCCCGCTCGGCTCCTGGACTGGGCCGTACGCCCCCGTCCCCTCGGCCTCCCCGCCACCACCCCCAAGGGGTACTTCCCCTGCGGGAGGTCCTCTACCGGGTGCGGACCCTGCTCCCCTGGCAGGCCAACCTGGGCAAGCGCCTGGTCAGAAGCCCTAAGGTCCTGCCCACGGACCTGGGCCTCGCCCTCCACGCCGCGGGGCTTGACGGGGCCCGCCTCGAGGGGGACCCCACCCTCCTTGGGGAAGTACCTGGAGGCCTTCGTGGCCATGGAGGTGGTGAAGCAGGAGGGCTACGCCGAGGTGCCGATTCCGGGGCTTCAAGGTCCTGCCTCCGGATCCGCACCGCTTAGACCGGGACGGGGACGGGGTGGGGTGTGAGGGAAGGTGATTCACATTAGCCACTGACAGCTTCAGCCGTCAGCTTCGTACGGGTATGAAGCTGACGCGGAACCCTCTGGAGAGCCATTAGTCGCAATCCCCTTACGGGGCTAAGTGGTTTGCAACNNNNNNNNNNTTGGCCAGGGCCTGGTAGGCTTGGGCCTCGTTCCCCTCGTCCTGGAGGTTCTCCTGAACCGGGATGCTCCCCCGGTAGCTGGGGCTTTGTGCCCCCGGCTGGGGGTTCTTTCCTACCTGGGCCAAGGCCAAAACCCCCACTGCCAAGACACCCACTGCCGCCATCGCTGTCTTCTTCATCCCTTACCTCCTTGCCTGCGGGGATTTCCCCTCAGGACGCCCTAAGGGTAAGGGGGGAAGGTTTCACCCAGGTAACAACGGGCTGGAGGCGGGGGCAACCCGGCCGAGGAAATCGCCGCCTCACCCGCCTGGGGCCGGAGGTGGCGGAAGCGAGGCGGCTTGGGGAGCTTCTCCTTTCCCGATGGGAGGTGGAGAACCGATCGTTTTGGGTGCGGGGGGTGGGG harbors:
- a CDS encoding excalibur calcium-binding domain-containing protein: MPPDPHRLDRDGDGVGCEGR
- a CDS encoding DUF4143 domain-containing protein, with product MRRIFTPGAPCRGADALRPAGLEARSAPGLGRTPPSPRPPRHHPQGVLPLREVLYRVRTLLPWQANLGKRLVRSPKVLPTDLGLALHAAGLDGARLEGDPTLLGEVPGGLRGHGGGEAGGLRRGADSGASRSCLRIRTA
- a CDS encoding CAP domain-containing protein, with translation MAKTKVLLSLATLLLVACGKLNLPGLTPPPFTGALGVPSPLQTAAPGGQVQVPVQAAFNDPQVASATLTLRLADPCAKGTSNCPGWDASRYPGVAHPTGSYTLTPGNPSATLTFQVDAGALPQGPFKYELVLSGRDGSGKAVEAVVPFYLKVLSPGERSGMEAWNFWRDYMGLPQVKEDPEWSFWAWLHSRYRAMNYPNELPHDEDLSQPFSSPEGASAGQKGNEYATFRQNNGQPAWSPEETSISWWISAPFHRLNMIDPRAVNGGFGVYKDVGSVPGYGDGWGRTWVNLPNLYGGTLTTSPQLFPAPDKPVALNRFGGRENPNPTAPCTSPSMPQVRPFLTQEGLSWDDGTGWVRSPIGLPLSLQTFPSSPVDTQVLEARLTRLSDGAVNPLCAYGSLQYWEERDHWRQVAVNILRGRGAVFALPHEPLTPGAAYEAYLKVKLGSEVREFTWRFRVASESELRPLRLTPAYELQEIR